The proteins below come from a single Miscanthus floridulus cultivar M001 chromosome 1, ASM1932011v1, whole genome shotgun sequence genomic window:
- the LOC136486284 gene encoding protein RESPONSE TO LOW SULFUR 2-like yields the protein MMTRKVAAGASGESEEMKRRNAELEKAVAEAAAREERLRRELEAALARLAVTEEAEERLCVQLGELEAEAVEQAIEYQERVRALSERLAFVDGVLRSSGIRGFAAGGVTTSRMD from the coding sequence ATGATGACAAGAAAAGTGGCCGCGGGAGCCAGCGGGGAGTCGGAGGAGATGAAGCGGAGGAACGCCGAGCTCGAGAAGGCCGttgcggaggcggcggcgagggAGGAGCGGCTGCGGCGGGAGCTggaggcggcgctggcgcggctGGCCGTGACCGAGGAGGCCGAGGAGCGCCTGTGCGTGCAGCTCGGCGAGCTGGAGGCCGAGGCCGTGGAGCAGGCCATCGAGTACCAGGAGCGTGTCAGGGCGCTGTCCGAGCGCCTCGCCTTCGTCGACGGCGTGCTCAGGTCCTCCGGGATCCGGGGCTTCGCCGCCGGCGGCGTCACGACCTCGAGGATGGATTGA